The sequence below is a genomic window from Sphingobacterium sp. ML3W.
CCATTTGACAAATAAACTTGTGTCAAATCAGGGTTTCTAATTTCTTGAATCGAAGTGCCATCTGCAGAAAGAATCAAATATGCTTTAACCGGACCTGCAACAGAGCCATTGAATTTAAACTGCCCACCAGACACTGTCGTTGAATCAATCTTACGTGCATTATTTTCAGCATACTGCATAAAAACTTTCGCTTTATCAGAAGCCCCTTTAATTTTACCAGTAACCGTAAAGCTCTCTTGTGCAAAAATAAAAGCTGGGATAAAACTTAATCCCAATAATATTCCTTTTTTCATTCTATTCTAATTTTATTTTTTATCTCATTCTTAATCACTACCATCTACCACTAGCTCCACCGCCTCCGAAGCCGCCGCCTCCGAAACCTCCGAAGCCACCACTATCGCCGCCGCCGCCAAAGCCACCGCCCCCTGAACCTCCTCGTCCTAGGGTATTTAAAAGTGTCCACCAAAGTAAATCTGAACTTCCTCTGCCGTTCATCATTTTACCACCACCATTACCACCGTTTCCACCTTTTTTAGAAATCAAGGCAATGACAATCATAACGACAACAATAAGAATCAGCATCTTCGAGGTACCGCCACTTCCATTTGGTTGTTTAGGATCCGCTTTATACTCACCTTTGGTATAGGATATCAATGCATCTGTTGCATTATTGACTCCTGTATAATAATCTTGTGCTCGAAAGGCAGGCTTAATCTCATTTTCTATAATTCGGTGTGCAATTGCGTCAGGTACAGCACCTTCTATACCATAGCCTGTCTGTATAGTAACAGCGCGGTCGCCAATTGCTGCCAATAATAATATTCCACTATTGTATTTCTTATTTCCGACCCCCCATTGTTGTGCAAGTCTCACTGCATAATCACTGATGTCGTAAGAACCTGTTGAATTCATCAGAACAACAGCAATCTGAACGGAGGTCGAATCTTCAAAAGCCAATAGCTTCCGCTCCAACTGATCCATTTGACTCGCTGTCAAGGTCTTTGTATAATCATTAACCAAGCGGTTTGGGGTAGCAGGAAAATCCTGCGCAAATAAATGTGTTACACTTAAAAGCATCATTATCGTCGTCAATACGAAGATATGGATGTATGAAAATGTAGACTTGGTCATGGACCTATATGCTGTTAGTTTATTCATTTCTATTTATCGCCAAAAACAATATCATTCGGTAATTCATTAATATCGTCATCCTGTCTGGGGTAAAATTTCGCTAATTCTGCACCAGCGTTCTGAATTCCTCGGATCAACCCTTCTGCAAAAGCCGCCTTTCGAAATTCTTGAACCATAATCTCCTTTGTTGACTCCCAAAAATCGGCTGTTACTTTTGTATGGATACCAGCATCTCCTATAATAGAAAATTTATGATCTTCATGTGCTAAGTAAATTAAAACACCATTTCTTAAGGCCGTTTTATGCATGGCCAATTTCTCAAAATAATGCTTCGCACGGTCAAAAACTTCCCCAGGGCAATGCTTTTCAACAACCACACGAATTTCGCCCGATGTTCTATTCTCCGCCAAACTGATTGCATGCACTACTTTTTCTTGTTCTTCTGATGAAAATGCTCCCATTAATAAAATTGTTTTTAAATAAAAAAAGATGAATGTGTGCACAAGATAAGCCCATCATTCATCTTTTCTAGTAAACTAATACGGTATACTTAGAATGATACTGTCGGCGCTTTATCTGCACCTTCTTGTGCTGTAAAAGTTCCTTTAGCTTTGAAACCAAACATACCCGCCATTAAATTGTTAGGGAAGCTACGTACCGTTGTATTGAATTGCTGTACAGCTTCATTATATGCTCTGCGTTCAGTCGAAATTCTATTTTCGGTACCCTCCAATTGTGCTTGTAGTTCTAAAAAGCTTTGATTTGCTTTCAAATCTGGATAAGCTTCCACTGTAGCCATCAATTTACTCAATGAACCTGAAAATTGATCTTGAACTTTTTGATATTGTGCAATTGTTTCTTCATTCAAGTTGGTAGGATCTACCGTAATAGAAGTTGCTTTCGCACGTGCTTCAACTACTGCTGTCAACGTACCTTCTTCGTGCTTTGCTGCTCCCTTAACAGTATTCACCAAATTTGGAACTAAATCTGCACGTCTCTGATATGCATTTTCAACCTGTGCCCATTTTCCTTTCACATTTTCATCTTGCGATACCATGGTATTGTATCCACATGAACTGAAAGATAACGCGACCATTAAACCAAAGAATGCGACTAATAATCTTTTCATTTTTTTCGTTGAATTAATATTTTTCAAAATAATTTTAATGGAAAGCTTACTACAAAGGCCATACCACTCCCACGAATATAAGAATAATTTTAAGCGCATAAGTATTTATAACTAAAAAAATACAGCAGATATCCTTAACTTTACGCTGTTTTGGGATAAAAACCCAGCAAGATTGATATGCAAAAAGAAATTGAATTAGCGATTGCTCCAGAAAGAATCGAAGATCATGATTACATTCTAAATCAGGGCTCTATAGCTTTAAAAATAAATTTTGAACGAATCAAGGGTTTTAAAATCCGTAAACGTTCTATTGATGCACGTAGCCGAAATGTTATATTCAGAGCACGTATTATTTTTTTTATAGACGAAAAACCTACTACCGAAGTTTTTAAGACAAATTTTCATGCTGTACAGGATGCAAAGCCGGTATTAATTATTGGCGCTGGTCCTGCCGGTTTATTTGCGGCACTTCAATGTCTAGAAAAGGGATTGAAACCAATCATTGTTGAACGGGGTAAAGACGTTCAAGAGCGCCGTCGTGATTTAGCGAAGCTAAACCGCGAGGGAATCGTTGACGAAGATTCAAACTATTGTTTTGGCGAAGGTGGTGCAGGTACTTATTCGGATGGTAAGCTCTATACTAGGTCTGATAAGCGTGGGGATATTGATAAAGTATTAAAACTATTTGTAGCGCATGGTGCTACTGAGGATATCTTAGTCAACGCACGTCCGCATATTGGTACCAACAAATTACCACATATCATCCAAGCCATTCGAGAAACTATTATCGAACACGGCGGTGAAGTTATTTTTGAACAACGTGTTGTGGATATCACCACTGAAGACAATCAGGTGACAGGTGTTACGCTTGCTAGCGGAACTGCATTAAAAGCCAAACATGTCATCGTGGCAACAGGACACTCGGCACGTGATATTTTTGAACTTTTCCGTAAAAAAAACTGGTTGCTTGAAGCAAAAGCTTTTGCTTTAGGTGTACGCATCGAACATCCACAAGAAATCATCGATCAGGCACAATACCACTGTGAAATCCGCAGTGAACACCTACCTCCAGCCTATTATAGTTTAGTGGAACAAGTAAATGGGCGTGGTGTATTTTCATTCTGTATGTGTCCTGGCGGTGTCATTGCCCCTTGTTCAACAGCAGATAATGAAATTGTGGTCAACGGTTGGTCGCCCTCTAAACGAAATAATCCACACGCCAACTCGGGCACGGTTATTCAGATCAACCTCGAAGATGTTCCGGGTTCGGACAGTAACCCATTTGCGATGTTGGACTTTCAGCATGAGATAGAAAAGCGTGCATTTGAAGTAGGTGGTGGAAAAATGGTTGCTCCTGCTCAACGTATGATTGATTTTGTCGAAGGCCGTATATCCAAAGATCTTCCGGAGAACTCGTATAAACCAGGCACAATATCAGCAGACCTTACGCAGGTACTTCCCAAATTTGTCTACGAGGCCCTACGCGGGGCTTTACCTATTTTTGGAAAAAAAATGAAAGGTTATTATACCAATGAAGCTATCTTGGTTGCTGTAGAATCTCGCACTTCATCCCCAATACGTATCCCGCGTGATAAAGCAACTTTACAACATCCTGAAATCAAAGGGCTTTACCCTTGCGCTGAAGGTGCGGGGTATGCTGGAGGAATTATTTCCGCCGCAATTGATGGGATGAATTGTGCAGATGCGATAAACTAAATTGATAAAATATCAAATTGGTCTTGCAAAGAATCAAATAAAGCTGTATTTTTGTAGCACCAACGCGAAAGTAGCTCAGTTGGTAGAGCACAACCTTGCCAAGGTTGGGGTCGCGAGTTCGAATCTCGTCTTTCGCTCAAAAAGAGAAAAGCTTCCATAATTTGGAAGCTTTTCTCTTTTATATGCCTTTTACTATTTTTTCCCTAAGCGCATAACTGCCGGTGTAAAGAAAGACAGTATCCCAACAACGACCATCAATAGACCTGCTATCACAAAAGCATTGGCTACCCCGATAACATCAGCAATAAAACCCGTAAAGAGCAGACCAACGACACTAGGCAGAATAGCAATACTAAAATAAAGCGAGAATACGCGGCCCAACATCTGTGGAGCTACCTCTTCCTGAATCGTGGTCATAAAGGATGCTGAAAATAAGGACATCGATATCCCCCCAATTCCAGTCACTATCACAAATGGGATAAACCAGGTCGAAGGAAACCATCCTGAAAATGCGAAAGTCAGTCCTAAGACAATATGCATTGCATTAATCATGATTATTTTAGAAAATTTAACTTTAAACGCGCTCAATAAACCGCCTCCAACCAACATTCCCACTCCCCAAATAATTTCAATCACACTCATCTCCCACTTTCCTCCGTTAAAATGTCCGATGGTCAATAAGGGAAACATGATGGCTATTGGCATGACACAAAAAGTGGCAACCATAGCGTAAACGAATAACAAGCTCAAGCCTCGATTGTGATAAATAGCTTGCATCCCTTTTTTCAGATCATCCCATACTTGCCCAAACGATAATTTAGAATCCACAGTTAAATGTGGAATGGTAACAAAAAGCAGGGAGACAATCGCTACTGCCGCACCAATGACGTCCAAATAGAGCACTTGTGCGATTGAAAAATATGTAATCGCCAACGTCCCCAATGCTGGTCCTGCAATACTACTTACAGACTGTAGCATCTGATTAATTCCTGATACACGTAAAAGCTTATCTTCTGGCACCATTAATGGTGCTATCGCTTGCATAGCTGGTGCATGGAATGCCGAACCAACAGAACGACATGCCAATAATAAATAGATGATCGATAAACTTACGGCGGCTCCTTGGAGTACAAAAGTCATGAGCAATGTACACAATGCGATAAATGCATCTGCAAAAATCATCACTTTTTTACGATCCCAACGATCTATAAAAACGCCTACAAAAGGACCAATAAGTGCTTGTGGTAATAATCCGGCAATACCTGCTAAAGCCAATACCTCCGCAGATTTGTGTGTTAAACTCAGCCAAACAATTACGGCAAAATTGACAGCAGAGCTGGTCAATAATGACACAAATTGTCCAATCCAAATATACATGTAGGTTTGAAACCAATTTTTATTTTCCATAAAAAAAACAGCGTAAAATACAACTGTAAATGATTTGAAATATCATTTACATCAATGAACAATTACCTTGACAAACGCAGTCTACCAAGGTTTAAAATAAAATGTTGTATAAAAATCGATATGCATAATGTTACAAAAATAGAAAAAATAGGGAATTTTCATCTAAAATTACGTTAACTTTAAGATGAGTACCATCCTATAAGCCATGAAAATTTTCAAAAGTAGACAAGACCACTTGATAAATGCTATAACTATTGTTCCCCTAATGTTCGTATTTATCATGATGTTTATCGAACTTATGAATGATGAAGCAACTTTAGTTCAGTTGATGACCGTTATAGGGCTTCCTACAGTCTTAACGGCGATATTGCTATTATCGCGCCCAAAATATTCGATTGACAATTCATACTTTTATTATAAAGCTGGTCTAATTAATGGGAAGATTGCCATAGAGAATATCCGTAAAATTGAGGTTGGAAAGACATTATGGGTTGGCTTTAAACCAGCAACTGCTCGTAAGGGTTTGATTGTCCATTATAATAAATATGACGAAATTTACATCAGTCCCGATAGCAATGAAAATTTCATAAATGAACTGTTACAATATAATCCAAATATTCATCTTATAAGGACTATATAACTAGCGATCCAACCACATTTGAAAATCTGAAGATTTGTCTTCACTCACGATTATTTCAACCTCTGCAGGTAACGCGGGTTGCACTTGTAATCGGATACGATTACGACCCACCTTCAACATATCGACAATCGATTCGATATGTATGATGAATTTGCGATTGACCTGAAAGAAGAATTGAGGGTCCAATTTTGATACGAGTCCGGTAATGGTATCTTCAACGATAAACTGACTTCCCTCATTTGTGTAGCCATACAACAATTTATCTTCAGCCATAAAGTAAGCAATTTCGATGGTCGGAATCGATTTTAAACGCATACCATAACGTACTAAAAACCGACTTTTATATGGTAGATTACTATTTTTATCTTCAAAAAAGTGAGCTACTTTATTTAATGCTTCTTGCAATTCATCTTCATCATACGGTTTCAAAAGATAAGCATAACCTTGATTCTGAAAGGCCTTTAACGCATAATCTTCGAAAGCAGTTGTGAAGATTACTGGAACTTGGATTTTAACTTGATCAAAAATATCGAAACTTAATCCATCCCCAAGCTGTACATCCATAAAAATCAAGTCGACGTCATGTTTCAGTAGCCAATCTGTAGCCTCTCTTACCGTAGTCTTAACCGTATAATCAAACTTTGCAGAAATCAATTGGCTCAATTTCTCCAATAAGCTCTCTGAAGCCCAGTTTTCATCTTCTACGATTAATATATTTTTAAACATGTGTTGAATTTATAAAAAAATCCCCATTCTTTTCAGAATGAGGATCGAATTTTATAAAATTGATGATAGATTACAATTCTGGGTTATTCGATATCGCTTCTTTGGGATAACGAATCACATAACGTGGATCATTTTGATTTAAGAAATAATCTTTAGACTGGTAACGATGTACAATTTCTGGACGAGTTGTACGCTTCAGATCGTACCAACGTAGTCCCTCTAAAGCAAACTCCTTTGCACGTTCCTCGATAATAAACGAAATCAAGTCTTTATCACTAATTGTTGACAACTTTGTTTGAGCCGCTGCAAAGGTTGCAGCGGTCAATCTGTTTTTCAATAGTGTAGTCAATTCTTGTTTCGCTTGAGTAGGTTTTCCTAAACGAGCTGCGGCTTCTGCTTTAATCAAATATAATTCTGCATTCCTAAAGGTTACGTTAAAACGGTTATTCCCACCTTTTTTAGATACAATATTATCATCCCATCTTTTCTCAAAATAACGTGCAAAGCGTAAATCGCCTTTCTCGTATTTTGCCAATAATGCCGGACTGATGAAGGTTGAACGAGATACATCCGTCTTTCCTACTTCTTCCCAGGCTTGAATCATTTCTTTAGATTCAAAATCGTTGGGCAATTTTGAGGATGCGTCCTTTAAATCTTCCAAATCGGCATTGATAGCTAAACCACGGTCTGCCGCTTTCGCTGCAAGTTCCCATTCACCCCGGTATAATCTTAAACGTGCTTCAAAAGCCTCATAAGCACGACGGCTGAATCTGTATTTTACAGCAGTGGCTTGATCAATAATCTGAAGTAAATCTGACGCTTCTTTCATATCCGTCAAAATTTGTTCATATACTTTTTCTACCGTTGCTGGAGTAAACAACTGCTCCAAATCCACTTTTATCGAAAGTGGTACGCCACGATCTGTAGCTGCTGTAGCTGGATTGTAATTATCAGCATATGTATTCAACAATTCAAAATGCGCATAAGCACGTAATAAATACGCTTCCGCACGGATTTGTTTTACATTATCTGTATCTCCTGCTTTGTCCTTAGCCTCAGCAATGATGTGGTTGGCATAAAAGATACTTTTATAGAGCGTTTCCCAAGCCATTGGCTGTGTGTGGCGATCAGGGTTTTGATCATTCCAAAGATAAAGATCTTTCAATGTTCCGAGATCTGTAGAAAATTCATCCAACAGCAACTCATCTGTACGTAAGTTTAAGTATGATTTATGTGCTGGATAAACTTTATAACCACTAAACATCAAAGCTCTAAAATCAGCTTCGGTAGTAGGAACGACGGTCCCTACTGGTTGTATATCTAAATATTTATTGCAAGAAGTGGTTAATAGTCCACCAACTAACAATCCGATATATATTAAATTCTTTTTCATAGATATCTTAATTAAAATGATGCCGTTAAACCAAAAGCAAATGATTTGGAGATCGGTTGAGCATAATTATTACCATACGTTTCAGGGTCAAAATATCCATCATAATTATTGCCAAATACAAATAAATTACGCCCTTCAATATTAAAACGAATATTTGATGCTTGTACTTTACTTGCAAGCGATTTTGGCAGCGTATACCCTAAACGGATACTGTTGACACGAAAATAACTCATCTTCTTAGACCAGATATCTAAATAATTAAAAGCATTAGAAGGGTCGTTACCATCCATCCAACTGTAGGCCATCCAACGGTCATTCGCGTCAGCACTTGTTGATCCTATGGCGATAAATTCTTTCGAACCTGGAGTAAGCGCTTGCAATACATCTTTTGTATAATTCGAACCACGATCTACAATAGCTGGATTGTAGGTTGGACTACGACGCATCCACTGATCGATATTGAATACAACAGATACCGCCAAATCAAAATTCGCATAGCGGAACCTATTGGTCATACCACCAACAAACTTAGGATCCATACTTCCTCTATATTTGAATTTACTTTGATAATCTTTGTTGTCCATCGTAGAACTCACGGCATATCCAGGCATAAAATCCGAAAATGGATCATATAATTGAAAATATTCTTCATAAGATATTACATCACGCTGATCATTATAAAACTGTGGAAGGCCATCAGCATCCAAACCAGCAGTTTCAATTTCATATAATGAGCTGATAGGATTACCTTCTCGCGCATCTACATTATAAGCTGTTGGATTAGCCATCACACGTTTCAACTTATTACGATTATGTGCGATATTAAAATCGGTCGACCATGAGAAACGGTCGCGCACGATGTTTTGGCTGCCAATCGATAATTCAATACCATCATTACTTACGGATGCCCAGTTTCGCTGAACATTTGGGAACCCATTCTCCAATGGTAATTGACTTGCACCGATTAAATCTGTCGATAATCGATTGTAATAATCAACCGTGAATTGTACTCTATTTCTTAA
It includes:
- a CDS encoding LemA family protein, with amino-acid sequence MKRLLVAFFGLMVALSFSSCGYNTMVSQDENVKGKWAQVENAYQRRADLVPNLVNTVKGAAKHEEGTLTAVVEARAKATSITVDPTNLNEETIAQYQKVQDQFSGSLSKLMATVEAYPDLKANQSFLELQAQLEGTENRISTERRAYNEAVQQFNTTVRSFPNNLMAGMFGFKAKGTFTAQEGADKAPTVSF
- a CDS encoding MFS transporter codes for the protein MENKNWFQTYMYIWIGQFVSLLTSSAVNFAVIVWLSLTHKSAEVLALAGIAGLLPQALIGPFVGVFIDRWDRKKVMIFADAFIALCTLLMTFVLQGAAVSLSIIYLLLACRSVGSAFHAPAMQAIAPLMVPEDKLLRVSGINQMLQSVSSIAGPALGTLAITYFSIAQVLYLDVIGAAVAIVSLLFVTIPHLTVDSKLSFGQVWDDLKKGMQAIYHNRGLSLLFVYAMVATFCVMPIAIMFPLLTIGHFNGGKWEMSVIEIIWGVGMLVGGGLLSAFKVKFSKIIMINAMHIVLGLTFAFSGWFPSTWFIPFVIVTGIGGISMSLFSASFMTTIQEEVAPQMLGRVFSLYFSIAILPSVVGLLFTGFIADVIGVANAFVIAGLLMVVVGILSFFTPAVMRLGKK
- a CDS encoding NAD(P)/FAD-dependent oxidoreductase, whose translation is MQKEIELAIAPERIEDHDYILNQGSIALKINFERIKGFKIRKRSIDARSRNVIFRARIIFFIDEKPTTEVFKTNFHAVQDAKPVLIIGAGPAGLFAALQCLEKGLKPIIVERGKDVQERRRDLAKLNREGIVDEDSNYCFGEGGAGTYSDGKLYTRSDKRGDIDKVLKLFVAHGATEDILVNARPHIGTNKLPHIIQAIRETIIEHGGEVIFEQRVVDITTEDNQVTGVTLASGTALKAKHVIVATGHSARDIFELFRKKNWLLEAKAFALGVRIEHPQEIIDQAQYHCEIRSEHLPPAYYSLVEQVNGRGVFSFCMCPGGVIAPCSTADNEIVVNGWSPSKRNNPHANSGTVIQINLEDVPGSDSNPFAMLDFQHEIEKRAFEVGGGKMVAPAQRMIDFVEGRISKDLPENSYKPGTISADLTQVLPKFVYEALRGALPIFGKKMKGYYTNEAILVAVESRTSSPIRIPRDKATLQHPEIKGLYPCAEGAGYAGGIISAAIDGMNCADAIN
- a CDS encoding TPM domain-containing protein — translated: MGAFSSEEQEKVVHAISLAENRTSGEIRVVVEKHCPGEVFDRAKHYFEKLAMHKTALRNGVLIYLAHEDHKFSIIGDAGIHTKVTADFWESTKEIMVQEFRKAAFAEGLIRGIQNAGAELAKFYPRQDDDINELPNDIVFGDK
- a CDS encoding TPM domain-containing protein — translated: MMLLSVTHLFAQDFPATPNRLVNDYTKTLTASQMDQLERKLLAFEDSTSVQIAVVLMNSTGSYDISDYAVRLAQQWGVGNKKYNSGILLLAAIGDRAVTIQTGYGIEGAVPDAIAHRIIENEIKPAFRAQDYYTGVNNATDALISYTKGEYKADPKQPNGSGGTSKMLILIVVVMIVIALISKKGGNGGNGGGKMMNGRGSSDLLWWTLLNTLGRGGSGGGGFGGGGDSGGFGGFGGGGFGGGGASGRW
- a CDS encoding LytR/AlgR family response regulator transcription factor → MFKNILIVEDENWASESLLEKLSQLISAKFDYTVKTTVREATDWLLKHDVDLIFMDVQLGDGLSFDIFDQVKIQVPVIFTTAFEDYALKAFQNQGYAYLLKPYDEDELQEALNKVAHFFEDKNSNLPYKSRFLVRYGMRLKSIPTIEIAYFMAEDKLLYGYTNEGSQFIVEDTITGLVSKLDPQFFFQVNRKFIIHIESIVDMLKVGRNRIRLQVQPALPAEVEIIVSEDKSSDFQMWLDR
- a CDS encoding PH domain-containing protein, yielding MMFIELMNDEATLVQLMTVIGLPTVLTAILLLSRPKYSIDNSYFYYKAGLINGKIAIENIRKIEVGKTLWVGFKPATARKGLIVHYNKYDEIYISPDSNENFINELLQYNPNIHLIRTI
- a CDS encoding RagB/SusD family nutrient uptake outer membrane protein translates to MKKNLIYIGLLVGGLLTTSCNKYLDIQPVGTVVPTTEADFRALMFSGYKVYPAHKSYLNLRTDELLLDEFSTDLGTLKDLYLWNDQNPDRHTQPMAWETLYKSIFYANHIIAEAKDKAGDTDNVKQIRAEAYLLRAYAHFELLNTYADNYNPATAATDRGVPLSIKVDLEQLFTPATVEKVYEQILTDMKEASDLLQIIDQATAVKYRFSRRAYEAFEARLRLYRGEWELAAKAADRGLAINADLEDLKDASSKLPNDFESKEMIQAWEEVGKTDVSRSTFISPALLAKYEKGDLRFARYFEKRWDDNIVSKKGGNNRFNVTFRNAELYLIKAEAAARLGKPTQAKQELTTLLKNRLTAATFAAAQTKLSTISDKDLISFIIEERAKEFALEGLRWYDLKRTTRPEIVHRYQSKDYFLNQNDPRYVIRYPKEAISNNPEL